The following coding sequences lie in one Ictalurus punctatus breed USDA103 chromosome 16, Coco_2.0, whole genome shotgun sequence genomic window:
- the mn1a gene encoding transcriptional activator MN1 translates to MNTNYNSSGFDMKAPSVGVEPVLGPLNEPPMQGIGFTSGREQYGFQPHSHGDMLNIGLQQQHQLHMPLPFNNQQLNPDQPSHPYQDGVTSCLHGDRHVGFSGSNTGHQHMFETEFNHFTEAQTRECLSQQQQQRLASMPDYQLHGHPNGNHAVPAPCLPLDQSPNRAASFHGLPSSSPESNRLEHYRLFPQGRVAGSQYCYPCDPISGHFDMAGFSTPDSTEPKLSYCEAGNQIVGGNFPTFNQSGSRAPMIGGSKVDQQLPQQNTYSERFGNRGKLEPGVSPRHHLMAQQRAGPMARQNPGSPVLPRLYHTPEFVPNSPDMQNNNVVLHGQHGQLDHPIHRLNNHNMHPFGEPMFNPQFGPQPPHQQHLNSFPYLNMAKRPRFDAPNGSAGENCRPLRSGLHNRPGLENHLSPSAFPTPMGEFTTHVTDGFQSGPPPLSCGSHQQQPLARQQNAAMMIKQMASRNQQQRMRQTDLQPISQHGDVTQNGMVHRGPIGGMSHLNFDKKNNFHGNFDTQNHHLPHENSWFSDPHQQCRETNIHGMEQSQNGHDIFRSGVTTVQMQSLNSPGPQNQFENSMNNPLQVQTSDDGTMQPNAPMNRRQGEFGGAAIRRQHSFPPGGPNQQGTPQSNPPGFNSSPGNYPSHPEYISSQHLSVNKLGALSLGNLNKASTKDSVFGQSCLAALSTACQNMIASLGAPNLNVTFNKKSQNEAKRKPGQVEKDINSSGSVGACGPGAEYFQSSASQNSQTPCSGNNNNAAAGQSALGQMAKREAATLSPDNTVDSGNEGKGAIGNGRGRGKRRRDSGHISPGNFSPSCSNNPVVSPGQQPASLGMGAEGRGRTPESVLVSPSFGKPDLTTSVDSGIQSMGKSDGVSPCMDYLDDASPNYGNEDVRTNRTSLKCSSDNRSGYPDTPCMEQVRTPLDSSAQDEVHPLEILQAQIQLQRQQFSISEDQPLAGKTGKKPDCQSGLNGDCAMASCSPEPGKGTVNTIDLDSLMTEQRATWYGPSNKALIEDSRNGKCMGFWDRARGQSDNKEGHG, encoded by the coding sequence ATGAACACTAACTATAACAGTTCTGGATTTGACATGAAAGCACCATCAGTAGGTGTAGAGCCAGTATTGGGCCCTTTGAACGAACCCCCCATGCAGGGTATCGGCTTCACGTCGGGGAGAGAGCAGTATGGATTCCAGCCTCACAGCCATGGAGATATGCTCAATATCGGACTACAGCAGCAGCATCAGCTCCATATGCCGCTGCCTTTCAACAACCAACAGCTTAATCCTGACCAGCCTTCACACCCCTACCAGGATGGGGTCACCTCCTGCCTGCATGGGGACAGACACGTTGGCTTCAGTGGCAGCAACACAGGCCACCAGCACATGTTCGAGACAGAATTCAATCATTTCACAGAAGCTCAGACGCGAGAATGCCTctcgcagcagcagcagcagcggctAGCCAGCATGCCTGATTATCAGCTCCACGGCCATCCTAACGGTAATCACGCCGTTCCGGCCCCGTGTTTGCCTCTAGACCAGTCGCCCAATCGGGCCGCGTCCTTCCATGGTCTCCCATCCTCCTCTCCCGAAAGCAATAGACTGGAGCACTATAGACTTTTCCCACAGGGAAGGGTAGCGGGATCTCAATACTGTTACCCATGCGATCCTATCTCTGGACATTTTGATATGGCCGGATTTTCTACTCCTGACTCCACTGAACCCAAATTGTCCTATTGTGAAGCAGGGAACCAGATTGTCGGAGGTAATTTCCCAACCTTCAATCAAAGCGGCTCACGGGCTCCTATGATTGGCGGTTCTAAAGTCGATCAGCAACTACCTCAGCAAAACACTTATTCGGAGAGGTTTGGGAACAGGGGGAAATTGGAACCAGGGGTCAGTCCTAGACATCACCTCATGGCCCAACAGAGAGCAGGACCCATGGCTAGACAGAACCCTGGCTCCCCTGTCCTTCCCCGGTTGTACCACACGCCAGAGTTTGTTCCAAATAGTCCGGACATGCAAAACAATAACGTAGTGCTCCATGGTCAGCATGGCCAGTTGGATCATCCCATACACAGATTAAATAACCACAACATGCATCCGTTTGGGGAGCCCATGTTTAATCCCCAATTTGGACCTCAGCCACCCCATCAGCAGCATCTCAACTCTTTCCCCTATTTAAATATGGCCAAGAGGCCACGGTTTGACGCCCCAAATGGCTCTGCTGGGGAGAACTGTCGCCCCCTGAGAAGTGGCTTACATAATCGCCCAGGCCTTGAGAACCACCTCTCCCCCTCTGCCTTCCCTACTCCCATGGGGGAATTCACAACTCACGTGACGGATGGTTTTCAATCAGGCCCCCCACCGCTGAGCTGTGGCTCACATCAACAGCAGCCACTGGCTCGCCAGCAAAATGCAGCCATGATGATCAAACAAATGGCATCTAGAAACCAGCAACAGAGAATGAGGCAAACAGACCTGCAGCCTATAAGTCAGCATGGGGATGTTACACAGAATGGCATGGTCCACAGAGGACCGATTGGTGGCATGTCTCATTTGAATTTtgacaagaaaaataattttcatggAAACTTTGATACTCAGAACCACCACCTACCTCACGAAAACTCCTGGTTTTCTGACCCACATCAGCAATGTAGGGAAACTAACATTCATGGAATGGAGCAATCACAAAATGGACATGATATTTTTCGATCAGGGGTCACAACTGTACAGATGCAGTCTTTAAATTCACCAGGGCCACAAAATCAGTTTGAAAATAGCATGAACAATCCTTTGCAGGTACAGACATCTGATGATGGAACAATGCAGCCAAACGCACCCATGAACAGGAGACAGGGTGAATTTGGAGGAGCCGCTATAAGACGTCAGCACAGTTTCCCTCCTGGGGGCCCAAATCAACAGGGAACCCCTCAAAGCAATCCTCCCGGTTTCAACTCCTCACCAGGGAACTATCCCTCCCATCCTGAGTACATCTCCAGCCAGCACCTGTCAGTCAATAAGCTTGGGGCCCTCTCTTTGGGGAATTTAAACAAAGCAAGTACAAAAGACAGTGTGTTTGGCCAAAGCTGTCTGGCGGCTCTCTCCACTGCCTGCCAGAATATGATTGCCAGTCTGGGGGCCCCAAACCTCAATGTGACTTTTAATAAGAAGAGCCAAAATGAGGCCAAACGCAAACCAGGTCAGGTGGAGAAGGACATAAATAGCAGTGGCAGTGTTGGGGCTTGTGGCCCAGGAGCAGAGTATTTCCAGAGCAGTGCTTCTCAGAATAGTCAGACGCCTTGCTCTGGGAATAACAACAATGCAGCAGCGGGTCAAAGTGCTCTGGGCCAGATGGCGAAAAGGGAAGCTGCCACCCTCTCCCCAGACAACACTGTGGATTCTGGGAATGAAGGTAAAGGAGCAATCGGCAACGGCCGCGGGAGAGGGAAGAGAAGACGGGACAGTGGACATATAAGTCCAGGAAATTTCTCCCCATCATGCAGTAACAACCCTGTGGTTAGTCCAGGCCAGCAACCAGCATCTTTGGGCATGGGTGCTGAGGGCCGAGGCAGAACACCTGAAAGCGTCCTTGTCTCCCCTTCGTTCGGAAAACCTGACCTTACAACCTCAGTGGATAGTGGAATTCAAAGCATGGGCAAGTCTGATGGCGTTTCACCCTGTATGGATTATCTAGATGATGCTAGCCCTAACTACGGCAATGAGGATGTTAGGACCAACAGAACCAGCCTGAAGTGCAGTTCGGACAATAGGAGTGGCTATCCTGACACGCCTTGCATGGAACAGGTGAGGACGCCACTGGACAGTTCAGCCCAGGACGAGGTGCATCCTCTAGAGATTCTTCAGGCTCAAATCCAGCTGCAGAGGCAGCAGTTTAGCATCTCTGAGGACCAGCCGCTTGCAGGAAAAACTGGCAAAAAGCCAGACTGCCAGTCTGGACTTAACGGAGACTGTGCCATGGCAAGCTGCAGCCCAGAGCCTGGCAAGGGCACTGTGAATACCATTGACCTTGACTCTCTCATGACAGAGCAACGTGCCACCTGGTATGGCCCTAGCAACAAGGCTCTGATAGAGGACTCTAGGAATGGCAAGTGCATGGGATTCTGGGACAGAGCAAGAGGCCAGAGTGACAACAAAGAAG
- the pitpnb gene encoding phosphatidylinositol transfer protein beta isoform isoform X1 — protein sequence MVIIKEYRVVLPCSVEEYQVGQLFSVAEASKNETGGGEGIEVLKNEPYEKEGEKGQYTHKIYHLKSKVPGFVKMIAPEGALVFHEKAWNAYPYCRTIVTNEYMKDDFMIKIETWHKPDMGFTENVHVLDPETWKTVEVVHIDIADKSQVESGDYKPDEDPALFHSEKTGRGPLGPNWKAELSAKTDTPRMCAYKLVTVKFKWWGLQSKIEQFIHKQEKRIFTNFHRQLFCWIDRWVELTMEDIRRMEAETQKELEELRKTGQVRGTSAAHEQ from the exons ATGGTGATCATCAAGGAGTA CCGTGTGGTCTTGCCATGCTCGGTAGAAGAG TACCAAGTGGGCCAGCTTTTCTCCGTGGCTGAGGCCAGCAAAAACGAGACCGGTGGCGGAGAGGGCATCGAAGTGCTGAAAAATGAACCGTAtgaaaaagagggggaaaaaggaCAATACACGCACAAGATCTACCACTTAAAAAG TAAAGTGCCTGGTTTTGTGAAGATGATCGCACCAGAGGGGGCTCTAGTATTCCATGAAAAAGCCTGGAACGCCTACCCATACTGCCGCACTA TTGTGACG AATGAATACATGAAAGATGACTTTATGATCAAAATTGAGACATGGCACAAACCAGATATGGGCTTCACGGAAAAT GTACACGTGTTGGACCCGGAGACGTGGAAGACAGTTGAGGTTGTGCACATCGACATAGCAGATAAATCACAAGTGGAGTCTGGA GACTATAAACCGGACGAAGACCCCGCACTCTTTCATTCGGAGAAGACTGGGCGAGGTCCACTAGGCCCAAACTGGAAG gcaGAGCTCAGTGCAAAGACGGACACTCCACGAATGTGTGCATACAAACTCGTCACCGTCAAGTTCAAGTGGTGGGGCCTTCAAAGCAAAATAGAGCAGTTCATCCACAAA CAAGAGAAAAGGATCTTCACCAACTTCCACCGGCAGCTTTTCTGCTGGATCGACAGGTGGGTGGAGCTCACCATGGAGGATATCCGGCGGATGGAAGCCGAGACACAGAAGGAGCTAGAGGAG CTTCGTAAAACCGGTCAGGTACGAGGCACCAGTGCTGCTCATGAACAATGA
- the pitpnb gene encoding phosphatidylinositol transfer protein beta isoform isoform X2: MVIIKEYRVVLPCSVEEYQVGQLFSVAEASKNETGGGEGIEVLKNEPYEKEGEKGQYTHKIYHLKSKVPGFVKMIAPEGALVFHEKAWNAYPYCRTIVTNEYMKDDFMIKIETWHKPDMGFTENVHVLDPETWKTVEVVHIDIADKSQVESGDYKPDEDPALFHSEKTGRGPLGPNWKAELSAKTDTPRMCAYKLVTVKFKWWGLQSKIEQFIHKQEKRIFTNFHRQLFCWIDRWVELTMEDIRRMEAETQKELEEMRHKGKVRGTTAAED; the protein is encoded by the exons ATGGTGATCATCAAGGAGTA CCGTGTGGTCTTGCCATGCTCGGTAGAAGAG TACCAAGTGGGCCAGCTTTTCTCCGTGGCTGAGGCCAGCAAAAACGAGACCGGTGGCGGAGAGGGCATCGAAGTGCTGAAAAATGAACCGTAtgaaaaagagggggaaaaaggaCAATACACGCACAAGATCTACCACTTAAAAAG TAAAGTGCCTGGTTTTGTGAAGATGATCGCACCAGAGGGGGCTCTAGTATTCCATGAAAAAGCCTGGAACGCCTACCCATACTGCCGCACTA TTGTGACG AATGAATACATGAAAGATGACTTTATGATCAAAATTGAGACATGGCACAAACCAGATATGGGCTTCACGGAAAAT GTACACGTGTTGGACCCGGAGACGTGGAAGACAGTTGAGGTTGTGCACATCGACATAGCAGATAAATCACAAGTGGAGTCTGGA GACTATAAACCGGACGAAGACCCCGCACTCTTTCATTCGGAGAAGACTGGGCGAGGTCCACTAGGCCCAAACTGGAAG gcaGAGCTCAGTGCAAAGACGGACACTCCACGAATGTGTGCATACAAACTCGTCACCGTCAAGTTCAAGTGGTGGGGCCTTCAAAGCAAAATAGAGCAGTTCATCCACAAA CAAGAGAAAAGGATCTTCACCAACTTCCACCGGCAGCTTTTCTGCTGGATCGACAGGTGGGTGGAGCTCACCATGGAGGATATCCGGCGGATGGAAGCCGAGACACAGAAGGAGCTAGAGGAG ATGCGCCATAAAGGCAAAGTAAGAGGCACAACAGCAGCTGAAGATTAG